The sequence GCTGGAAGAGGACGTCGTCCCGGTCgttttggtaccggccccgtccacagccgtggccgATGGCCGGAGTTACAAGCTGAAGAAGACAACGGacgcgggagagagagggagaggtcgcgcgagaggagagagagagtgagctGGTTTTATaaaatccaacttcaaaatatttacgattgtgccactgagattcttttgaccataactctctcgttacaactccgattcgggcccactacgtgtctatgaactcatttcaccgtgctctacgcaacggtgtctgtagaatagtcaaattcctttccggtcaaaaagttaactttttcttaataaaatattccaagagcaaaattgtcttttctccaaataaattactaattaaataagaatttttgttttgggttattacatatatatatatatatagcgtTTTTATTAagggattcctcaaataaacttatttaaagGATACCTTTATAGAGCCCACTCCACATTATATTTTACTAAATTAAACTGTCTATTGtatagatattcattcaaaaatcatctctacaaaaaatcacttaaattCAATATGCAGATGTGATGTTTTAAACAGTTTTCTTGCAACCAACTACATGTTTAGATAACTCACAACATACATTAAATAAAGGCAGTTGTACCTTGGAAGCCCAAAACAAAGACAAGTGTACAATGGAAAACCAAACAAAGGCAGCTGCTAATGAATTGGTTGGATAGAGTAATAGAAGTGGTGGAACATGTGTTTATACTTCCCATGCACTGATATACAATGAATGATGTGAAAGTTCTTGAGTTGATTAGttagcaaaaaaataaagaaaacaacataTCCCGACATTAAAAATGCTACAGACGTTCGCATTAGAGAACTATATAATTCCTTCTTTAATCTTCTTTTATGGATAGGACCACTGGGGCTTGCCTTCGTTGACTATTTATGCATTCAATTTCTACATGCTTCCTCCTCCTGCATGCTTCAGGGATTTGGTCACAAGCAAGGCATTGATAGCTAAAGTTTATTACACATACGTATAATACTGTTCTACTGCCCCCTCTTACTTAAAAgaaagtttttgaatttttaaaggTGCCCCTTCTTACTTAAATTTCTGACTCTGTCACGTAACgtattgattttgtttgggATCCACCCTACCCTTGCAAGCAATACTGTTCTACTGCTCATAATCTCATTATAGTTCTCGTGATCAATTTGTTCCAAGTTTCTCTTCATCTGGCCACATGATTggagcttttgtttttgtgtttttgcttttgcatGTATtttaagtagaaaaagattgttaaaatattaacaacCCCCACCCGCCTATGGTGTAAAATGAATGGATATTTCTGGGAGCAAAAATTACTCCTCAAGAAATTAATCCACTCATACCTTAAATTTGGGGAAGTGGAGCTACAATCAAGAaacatgttttattttctatcCATGATCACACAACAATGAAATCATGGAATTACAAGATTGATGGCAAGGACTACCAAGACAAACATGTTCTACATGTTTCATGCCACATGCCAAAGCCTACATCCCATGGTGGAGTGACTGTGGATCATGTAGAAAACCAAGAACATAGAACTTGGAGCACAAGACTTTTGTGCGGATCCATGAAGGGACAAGAGTGGTTCCAGCCCCCCAACCACTCCCCCACCAAAAATCTCTTTACcccaatttatatatatatatatatatatatatatattataatgaTATGTAATATTATAACACATTAGATtatttttgatatatttaccctaaaataaataatatattaggTTTTTTGTCTACAAATTAACCATAAAAATTCTTAATCACTCTTTTACTCTCCCTTAATCTTCTAGGTTAAGTTATGATATTTGCACTTAAAactcctaattttttttcttcttgttttctccATCTTTCCTCTTTGTTTAACTTAAGCTTTGTGAATTTTTGTTCCCTTCCTTTTTATTGggatttatgaaatttttttgtatttcttctctatgtttgaatataaattattaactCTAGTCTTTAATAGTGTAGATGATGAGATTAATATTCATGACAATTATGATTGTAATGAATTGATTAATCAATATGAAATGATATTATGAAGTGGGCTAAACTAAGTAGTTAGTATCGTATTAACTTATGTTCACCCGTTTTGTGTttgctcctgtgatggaagggtaaagttccccattgccttgaaaaccattgactggtcaacaagtcaactttctttagtgtgcgagcgtgccactgctagtaATAAAAACTCTAAcagacttcttaaaaatgGATAACTTGctccccaagttactgatttctagaCATGCGactgtgaatttgggtgaagAATATCttccaagtaagttcttttcttgcctcagactggtgaggacttcacaatttttcacagtacaaaactggtaattctggccagaataaatgataagaTAGTAAACTGTTTTTAGGCGGAagtgccttttacaaaactcaaaaggaaaaaatcaactctagaaagacaaaagaaggCTGGACTTCCATTTTTGCCTAGATAGAAACTTCTGATCCGGGCTGGATTGGGTAAGCATGTACTAGACTGAGCtgtcaacaacttcaactgctgagcttcagctgtaaatcaataccaacgttcgagtttggcagagctttaatctatttcaagccttGGAAGCTTTTTGAACTGACATAATTGGGGCCTCTTCAGTCTGAAAGGGGCAGAAGTGTCTGGACTTAAGGATTCTTTGAACTGGAACTGCACTGTGGTACCTGTTCTGCCTGATCAGgactctccataaatttgttgaggttttcatatttgtaaaaactcAGACTCtgcttgttttggcttttgctgaaccaaatttgtaacgagaggaATCTCGTTTTaaatgacttatttctctaagtctgaacAGGAAGTTCTGATCTATAGCCAGCTTCTTTTGTGGCtcaaatgagcttttggttgcttcagtttGTTTGAAGATTCTtagagatcaagtgatcattttgagtttttgtctttggttgatttttttggttgtttgattTGAATCCTCTTTGCTCTGTTCACCCTctcttatatttataagaaatgtttTGGAGTAGGGTCTCtaattcttttaataatgggcggcaaaagtTCTCAAAAGATCTCtcatttttaaatgcaaagaaaaatggGTTTTATCAATTCTAGCAGATAAGCCCTCAATAGTCAGTTCCTAAGGCAATCACTTccttatttttcttgaaagaaatcATAACCCTTCTTCCAATTTAACAGCTCCTTGTAAGAGTTTAGAGCTGTGATGGTTAGTTTTGATTTGTCtatttgaacaactccctgctTCCCACTTATTTCTTTGAGATTGTAGTTTGTTTATTTCTTGGAAAGATCACCTGCCCTGACGCAGAATTGTATACAAAAGAATTCTGATCTTTTAGCCCCAGAGTTTCAGAGAAGTCTTTCTGTTAATGACCTGCTTTCATTTAATTCCCAATCAACTCTCTtgtgatagttgaaattgttgacttttctAAGTCGGATAGTCACGTTGGTTCTTAGAATATGCTTTCCAAAAAGATCTACTGACTTTGCACTATGGGTTTTGAGATCAGTGGAGCCAGAAGCTGGGCccaatccaatttttttttcaattttttattgatcTGCTTCAGTGGTTGATTGCTATTTAATCTTGACGTTTTTACAACTCTGCAATTTTGTAAAAGACATGGGccttctgattttgttttggggtttctctatttttttgaatCAAAGCCCAGTCCTCCgtcttttctgttttgtggGCCTTTGTGAGAAGTGGGCTAGCATGCGAATTCTTTTTAGACCCAAACAACTTATTAATAGGTTAGCGCTTTAGTACTCATattctaaatatatatttttttaaattgtgaaGTGTGAAGGGCCCCCTCTATTGTGAAATCCTGACTCCGCCACTGCCCAAAGGAGGAAAAGAGGGCAATATTATTCTAAACTCTACTCCAATCTTTTTGAACTCTTACAGACTTGAGCGTCAACGTATTTTCTTGCAAGTAACCCTTCCTCCCTCATTGATGGCAAGTGAAGACGGTGTCCTACTTCTCAACATTGATTACAAGACTACTTGTTGGAGGACCAGAATTTTTATGCTTCAACAATCTTATAactgaaaaaaatattgaagtgatctttcttttggttggAATGTTCCTTCACATATAGGATGCATATCCTAAAATTCTGACAAGAGTTGTTGTCTATATGAAGAGATGGTTTCGCTGATGCCTGTTTAACAAGCCAATTTCCTAGACTTGAAGCTTATCTCTAATAGCAGAGGCATATGCCTCTTGTTAGTCCAAAACTATGTCATGTCATCATTAGGATATATGGAATAAAGTTCTAAATCGACTAAAGGTCAAGTGATGAGAAGGAATCGAAATTTTGTAGCTCTATAACACAAACTTGTCTCAATTCATGATTAGGAAAAGTAAGTTTGACTTAGAGACCATGTATGTATTCATAGGTTGGACGTATTATTTACGCATCATTCAACTTGTAGTGATGAGCAAACTCCCTTAACTTGCTTAGAAATATTGGGAGACCTCTAATTATTGGCACAAAGCCTAATTGTGTTGATTTTGAGTGAACTTTTAGTTGGCATGAAGCCCTAATTATTGGCACAAATCCTTTTctggtttgttttctttgcacCAACCCTGATTTTTGGCACAAAGCCTTCTGAGTTTGAATATGATAAGAACTATTATAATAATCAGAGAGACTCCTATTTCTTTCTCAATTGCTTGGTTGCTATTTTGCTTGCTACTGGGAGAAATATAGAATTGAGGATGAATCTTACTATTCACTCTGCGTCTGCATAGATGGAATGAGTTTCCAGTGGGTTGTGTCAAGTGAAGTCACGAAGTTTTTGGCAATGCTGTCAATCTAGTTTGGAATGTTGGATTGTGGATGGATACGATGTTAAAAACATCCGTGATTTTGCTGTTAAACAGACGTAAAGGCTATCTTCACTGAAATTTTGCTCCAACATCAAACGTAAAggcgaaaaaagaaaagaaaaaacatgagGGGAGTGAAATCTGTTTGgtttattttgatttatcGAGCAAAGACCAAAGAAGCAACCCCGATCCACAACCGATCTAAAAGAAACATCATACAAttatattcaatttcaaaagaaaggaTCATTGAATGGCTCAACTGGAAAATTGACCACTACACATGCCAAATACTGGTCAAAGTTGGGAGCCTAGAATACACATTTTTAGCCAAGTCATTTCTAAGAGTTCCCAAATTCTTTGgtgtgcttttcttttttttttttttggttgtaaaGGGTTCCCCAATTCATTGGTAAATGATCCGACAAAAAGGTGTGCATTTCCTAGACAACACTTGTTTAGGTATCAGAATAAGGTCTCAAACAAACCAATTTCATAGGAACAATCAGGCACAGAACACCAAAGGCAGTGAGTTACATTCAACGAACATAAATTATCCATGTTCTCGTTTCTCCCCGAGCCACCCACTTCAAGAGTTAACGATATGCTCGTCATCTGACACACTAGCAAGTCTACCAAGCATTCCTCCTGGTCGAAAGGCCACTCCCCAAACTTGGTCAGTGTGGTCGAGCCACCCACTTCAAGAGTAGTCATATAACGATATGCTCTTGTCATCTGACACACTAGCAAGTCTACCAGGCATTCCTCCTGGTCGAAAGGCCACTCCCCAAACTTGGTCAGTGTGGTTGCTCATTGTCTGCACAGCTCCCCTCATGTTGATATCCCACAGCCTCACAGTTCTATCACTTGAGCCCGTTGCAAGAGCCGCCCCATCTGTGCTCACATCCACACTCAGAACCCAGCTCGCATGTCCTGACATGGCCCCAACCAATGTTTTCCCCTCAGCATCATACATGTGCACATGGGTGTCATCTGAGCCCGTGAAAAGTAACCGTGGCTCAACTGGAGAAAACACAAGAGACCTCACGGGCATGAAGTGGCCTTCCAGATGGTGCAGGAACTTGCCACGATCCGCgtcaaaaacagaaacagTTCCATCCATCGAGCCACAAGCTATGCGTCTACCATCAGGACTCCAGGCAACTGATAGCACAAACTTCTTGCTGCTGCTTTTATCCGTGGGCTTGGTTCCTTCTGGGCGAGGAATTGACAATGTGGCAAACAGATTCCATGTGGTGGTGTCCCAAATTTTGACTGATGCACTTCCCCCACCCGCCACAGCTAGCATGGTACCCTGATCAAGTGCCAAAAGTCAGCATCAACTTGAATATAACCAAAGGGGTGGCTTCAAAACTTCAAATGGTTCTAGTTTGAAACACATATCAGTCAGAGATCAGATGTCCCCGAAGGGACCAAAGTATCAGATACAAAATAAGAGAGATTCAACAGACACCGTCTTGAATTTTAGATACTGAGTATCAATGTTCACTTGAAGCATTccatttattcaaatttggtCCACTTGAAACATCACTTTAACAATTAAGAACTAACATAATACCAACTTTTGGCATGTCTGATATTACTAGTAAGGCAACAAGGAAAATACAACTTTCAGAAAGTAACATCTCAACCAGATCTGTAATTCAAATCCCATGGCtagttttagaaaaattacTCAAGCCAAAAAGATATCAAACAAACTTGTATGCATAGATATATAAACAAGTAAAGCAACACCACATATTAAACTTGCAACAAAAcagtaaattaattaacaagcTCAAAAAGGACCCCAAAATAAATATCtaagaaaaatttgaaaattgcaAAGGTACCTGAGGATTGAAGCGTAATTGCCAGACTTCAGAGGGCGGGGCTTCGAGACTAGCGATGGTGTTGTTGGAGTCGACATCGAAAACCCTAACAAAGCTGTCGAGTGAAGCCGAGGCGGCAATATGGCCAGAGGGGTGAGCTGCCACAGAAGCGACACCGAGGCAGTGGCCGGTCATTTTGCCCCGGTTGACTAGCTCGTCTGGCTGCCACAGCCTCACAGTCTCGTCCAGTGATCCGGTTAACAACAAAGCAGGTCGGGTCTCGGTTGACGGGACCCATGTCACCGCCCATACTGACTCCTCGTGCGCGTCCTCGATTGATTTCAACCCTGCGAGCTTCATTGATAATTGGTTTGCTGAAACAACCCTAGTGTGCTTAATTCTTCAGTCCCCAATTTTCAgatcagatttttatttagttGTAACTGCATGCAAGCCCAATGATTAATCAGGGAGTCTGATAACACAATCATCAAATCTAGCATGCTGAGAAGTACACTGGAAAGCCAGCGACATTCTAGCATGCTGATGGAAATAGCTAGAGGCACTCTATTGAGTACAATGTAAGAAGTTATCCATATAATAAACCGTCTTGGACAGAAACAGTGCATGAATGATGAAAAACACAATTTGATATACAAGAGCATTCCATAGTCCATGACAGGAAGATTCATATTTGTCACAGATAAACATTCAAGCACTAATAAGTTATAAGTTGCAAAGTCCAAACAAGATtggctataaaaaaaaggtccaAACAAGATTCTACATTTAAATATTGAATAATATCAAGCTGATGGTCTCAAATGTTTAATATGCTTTCCAGAGGAAGATCTCACTAGCTCAAGGTCATTCCTCAAACCCTCTGCCGAAGCATCTGCAATACCAACAAATATTGTCTCAGAGTTGGGAAGTAGCTAAACTATTAGACGCATCATGTTAATTTAGCTGGTTTTAGTTCTGAATAAGTGAAAATGGGGAGTAAAAAGTCCGGACTTGCCACACCCCAAAGTACCTGTTTCACAAAATTAGAATTTTACTTGAGAACCAATTTATCCGAGAATTGTTTTGTTCATGATCTGTGCGAAACCATTCATCTTTACTTGCTTACAGATCAAATAGAAAACAACAAGTGCAAAAGTTGGAAGCTTGCACTATGGTTTGCAATTTCTTGTGGCTAAACAAGCCCTCCCTTATTGTGGTTAAAATAATTCAGAAACCACCTTTCTCAGAGCATCCAAATCCATTCATAACAAATTATAGCATACTAAGCAATCATTagcttcaaaacaaaaattcctAGGCAGCTATTAtctaattaacaaaaattctaacttcacaaactaattaaattatataccCAAATCAACAACAATTCCAACCACACAACAacttattaaattataatgtACCCACCCATATAACAACAGCAGcttattaaaagaaagaagaacccAAATCAACAACAATTCCAACCACACAACAacttattaaattatatacCCAACCCATATAACCACAGCAGcttattaaaagaaagaagaaggaaacCTTGAGCTGCGTAAGAAACCCCAGCCAAATGAATCTGAGTGGCGACGGCGATGGTGCGACGGCGCTGGTGAGTTattctttccttcttccttcttccttcttctgttttgtttgGCGTCTGAATGACCAAAAGACCTAGCCTCTCGACATAGGCAGTCTTTGAAATTCTAAGTTTTTACTTTACATTTTAACCCCAAATATTTAATAACCTTCAAAATCACCCCCAAATTTTCCAAATATTTTCGTTTTTACCCCTGACGTATCGGTGCCGTATCGACGACCTATCGGAGCCGTATCGACGACCTATCGGAGCCGTATCGTGACTGTATCGACGACATATCAGAGCCGTATCGCAAAGTCAACAGGTCATAAAAGTCTACAATACACCAAGTGGCCTATCACATACGTATCGGGTCTGTATCGATGCCATATCCGATATGCGCATACCCCAAAAAACTAGCGTATCGGTGCAATAGAGTGGCTATACAACACAAAAGTTACATGGTACTATGATGAAATAAGTACTTGGGCCAACAACACCTTACCTCTTGGGCGTTCAAAAAATTTTCATTCTTCACGGTCTGTACGTAAAAATCTATGCGTGTTGCAAAACCTTCTACAAATTCAAATCACCCCACAACTTAGTTGCGGCATGAATGTACCATATGGCGGCACATCCCATTTCAGCTCATACATCGTCAAATAAGAAATCTAAATACGCATACAACAGGGCACAGTCATATCAGATAAATTAAAAGGATTAACAAAAGGTTTGGCAAAAGCACCAAACTTTATTAAAACCCCATCAAAACCCAGAAGATAAAAATAGATATTCAATCAAAGCAATCATGAGAGAGAATTACAGACAGAAAAACTGGAAGAGGAACTTACCTATGAATTGCAGGAACTGAGAAGCAAAACTGTAATGAATTTTCCTCTCCAATGGTTGAACTCGCTCAGGCACCACACCTACGCATTTATATACACACAAACATTAGTGACCCAAAACCGCATTCTCACATTGCATCAAACAGCAAGTGAGCACTTAGCAACTGACGCAAAAAACAGAGGCTGGCATAGCTCAAAACGGTATAGAGTATTGAAAAACATATTCTCAGACTctagaaaacaaacaaacgaAATTACCAGAAATGGGGCTTAGAAATTAGAAATAAgataccaaaacaaaaaggcgAGCCCTTACCTGCACACTGAGTAAGTGGGTTTCACGAATTCCTCTATTTCTTTTGTGTAGCCATTTTGTGGGTTGGTTTGTAGTGAAGGTCTATGAATAGGGGGCCTAGCGGCTTCTCCAGATCTCCTTTGCTTTGCAGAGCACGGTGGTTCTGCAcgtttatatttttcttttattcttttttttttccttttttttttttgggttttacaATAATAATAGCCATTCTTAATATTTCTGGTTAGGATCCAAACCCTCATTAACGTCATGTTTactaattgaattgaattgaggatgAGTTGAATTGAGAAGAATTAGATTTCGAATtcttattgaagttgtttactaaggcccagtttgggattgctgtcactttaaaaaaaagttgattctactgtgctttgaaaataattagctgtaaagtaaagcagCTCCATGTttgataaataatatttttaaagtgttgttagtacaaaaagcagtgtcaaaaccgtttggtaaattttaatataaaattattgtaactgcaaataatgactaaaatagataggatgttaaaagtgttatgtactaatcatgtggGTGGTAGTGGTAGTGATGGagtgaaggtggtggtggtgatgaaggtggAGTTGGTAGTGATGGAGtgaagatggtggtggtgatgaaggtggagttggttgttgtggtagtggtggtagtggggatggtggtggtggtggtggtggtggtggtgttggttgtggaggtggtggtggatgtGGAGGTtttggaggaggtggtggttggtggtggtggtggtggcagtgGTTGTGGAGGTAGTGAATGTGGTGGTGCAAGCGGTGAAGTTGGATGGGAAAGTGGAGGTGGTGTCCAAGAGCCTGCTTTTAAAAACTGTTGTCAAAAGGccactatttttaaaataattcagatattttaattttaccaaacaccttaaactgcttaactttaaagGGAAGTAGGTTTTTAGCCAAAAAGGGCATTTATTTGGAGTTCTAGTACAAGATGCTTGACCTTTAGCACTTAAGAGCACATCAAGCATAGTTACAAGCTTatgtgtttgtttatttttataggaA comes from Prunus dulcis chromosome 6, ALMONDv2, whole genome shotgun sequence and encodes:
- the LOC117631478 gene encoding WD repeat-containing protein VIP3, with amino-acid sequence MKLAGLKSIEDAHEESVWAVTWVPSTETRPALLLTGSLDETVRLWQPDELVNRGKMTGHCLGVASVAAHPSGHIAASASLDSFVRVFDVDSNNTIASLEAPPSEVWQLRFNPQGTMLAVAGGGSASVKIWDTTTWNLFATLSIPRPEGTKPTDKSSSKKFVLSVAWSPDGRRIACGSMDGTVSVFDADRGKFLHHLEGHFMPVRSLVFSPVEPRLLFTGSDDTHVHMYDAEGKTLVGAMSGHASWVLSVDVSTDGAALATGSSDRTVRLWDINMRGAVQTMSNHTDQVWGVAFRPGGMPGRLASVSDDKSISLYDYS